Proteins from a single region of Felis catus isolate Fca126 chromosome B4, F.catus_Fca126_mat1.0, whole genome shotgun sequence:
- the LOC101101234 gene encoding LOW QUALITY PROTEIN: olfactory receptor 6C6 (The sequence of the model RefSeq protein was modified relative to this genomic sequence to represent the inferred CDS: inserted 2 bases in 1 codon) codes for MKKQSMEIDFILQGLTDDPQLQIVVFMFLFLNYILSLLGNLIIILLTLLDPRLKPPMHFFLHNFSFLEIIFTTVCIPRYLITIVAREKTISYNNCAAQLFFILLLGVMEFYXLAAMSYDRYVAICNPLHYPIIMNSKVCYQLVLSSWVTGFLIIFPPMVMGLKLDFCASKIIDHFMCETPPILQISCTDTHVLELVSFIFAVVTLMITLVLVILSYTCIIKTIIKFPSAQQRTKAFSTYTSHMIVVSMTYGSCIFMYIKPFAKERVTLSKAVALLYTSVAPLLNPFIYTLRKQQVKEVFWDMLQKMCFS; via the exons atgaaaaaacaatcgATGGAAATAGATTTCATTCTCCAAGGATTGACAGATGACCCACAATTGCAAATTGTGgttttcatgtttctatttcttaattaCATATTGAGCTTGTTGGGGAACTTAATCATTATCCTCCTTACCCTGCTAGATCCTCGCCTCAAGCCAccaatgcatttttttctccataatttctcatttttggaaATCATATTCACAACAGTATGTATTCCCAGATACTTGATAACCATTGTGGCTAGAGAAAAAACCATCTCATATAACAATTGTGCagctcaattattttttattcttttactggGGGTTATGGAGTTTTA CTTGGCTGCTATGTCCTATGACCGCTATGTTGCCATCTGTAATCCCTTGCATTACCCAATCATTATGAACAGCAAAGTGTGCTATCAACTTGTACTCTCCTCTTGGGTAACTGGATTCCTAATCATCTTTCCACCAATGGTCATGGGACTCAAGCTGGATTTTTGTGCTTCCAAAATAATTGATCACTTTATGTGTGAAACTCCTCCTATCCTGCAGATATCCTGCACAGATACACATGTCCTAGAATTGGTGTCTTTTATCTTTGCTGTTGTGACACTTATGATCACATTGGTGTTGGTGATTCTGTCTTACACTTGCATTATTAAGACCATTATTAAATTCCCTTCAGCACAGCAAAGGACCAAAGCTTTTTCCACCTATACTTCCCATATGATTGTTGTCTCCATGACTTATGGGAGTTGCATCTTTATGTATATTAAACCATTTGCCAAAGAAAGAGTGACTTTATCCAAAGCTGTAGCTTTGCTGTATACCTCAGTTGCCCCTTTACTAAATCCCTTTATTTATACCCTAAGGAAACAGCAGGTAAAAGAAGTCTTCTGGGATATGTTACAAAAGATGTGCTTTTCATAA